The following proteins are encoded in a genomic region of bacterium:
- a CDS encoding alpha/beta hydrolase: protein MTASQHMVHANGLRFRTMVDGPAGGELFILLHGFPEGAESWSKQVEALSRAGCLTVAPDLRGYGLSDAPDGVEHYAITHLVEDVAGIIKAFGRAAAHVAGHDWGAVVAWFFAGRHPEMTKTLTALSVAHPAALAASSREDEDQQTRSRYVALFLMEGKAERVLADEDHRRLRAMFASGPKPDAVPRGVIDHFTRSLGRPGRLTAALNYYRANLRTEGGAWEALAGLGAIQAPTQLLWGDQDPALGRRAIEATAARVQGEFRLEILAGAGHWLQFERPDEVNRALTRAASKLSGMLHRDEQERRQGLRRLDDILDTLEQLNLHDRTELPDHVAEALVLLGITAPHSIPVPQLIERVWAMQQPYLITIVVERRRRRRRKVSSESALV from the coding sequence ATGACGGCCAGCCAGCACATGGTCCACGCCAACGGACTGCGCTTCCGCACCATGGTCGACGGACCCGCCGGCGGCGAGCTCTTCATCCTCCTGCATGGGTTCCCGGAGGGAGCGGAGTCCTGGTCAAAGCAGGTGGAGGCTCTGTCGAGGGCCGGCTGCCTCACTGTCGCGCCGGATCTTCGCGGCTACGGCCTGAGCGACGCACCGGACGGAGTCGAGCACTACGCCATCACCCACCTGGTCGAGGACGTGGCGGGGATCATCAAAGCTTTCGGCCGGGCCGCCGCTCACGTCGCCGGTCACGACTGGGGTGCGGTCGTGGCCTGGTTCTTCGCCGGCCGCCACCCGGAGATGACGAAAACGCTCACGGCGCTTTCGGTCGCGCATCCCGCCGCGCTCGCCGCAAGCAGCCGCGAGGACGAAGACCAGCAAACCCGCTCACGCTACGTCGCGCTTTTCCTGATGGAGGGCAAGGCGGAGCGGGTCCTGGCGGACGAGGACCATCGCCGGCTGCGCGCCATGTTCGCATCGGGCCCCAAACCCGACGCGGTGCCGCGCGGCGTGATCGATCACTTCACGCGATCACTCGGCCGGCCGGGCCGCCTCACCGCCGCGCTCAACTATTACCGCGCCAACCTCCGGACCGAAGGCGGCGCCTGGGAGGCACTGGCCGGCCTGGGCGCCATCCAGGCACCGACGCAGCTGCTGTGGGGCGACCAGGATCCCGCGCTGGGCAGACGCGCCATCGAGGCCACCGCCGCCCGCGTCCAGGGCGAGTTCCGGCTCGAGATCCTGGCCGGCGCGGGGCACTGGCTGCAGTTCGAGCGTCCCGACGAGGTCAACCGTGCGCTCACGCGAGCCGCGAGTAAGCTTTCTGGGATGCTCCACCGGGACGAACAGGAGCGGCGGCAAGGCCTGCGCCGACTCGATGACATCCTGGACACGCTCGAGCAGCTCAACCTTCACGACAGGACCGAACTGCCCGACCACGTGGCCGAGGCCCTGGTGCTGCTGGGGATCACGGCTCCGCACAGCATTCCCGTCCCGCAGCTGATCGAGCGCGTGTGGGCGATGCAGCAGCCGTACCTCATCACCATCGTCGTCGAGCGCCGCCGGCGCCGGCGCCGAAAGGTCTCGAGCGAATCCGCCCTTGTCTGA